The Quercus robur chromosome 7, dhQueRobu3.1, whole genome shotgun sequence genome has a segment encoding these proteins:
- the LOC126691262 gene encoding uncharacterized protein LOC126691262 encodes MKAYLNAAKQIIGQFGTVKVSQIARSQNKHADSLATLASSATEDTPRLVTIELIREPSISVKSIPDQARVEVAQVAVANPCWMNPIIDFLAKDKVPEDEDEANKICRVAPQY; translated from the coding sequence atgaaagcttatctgaaTGCGGCCAAGCAGATCATCGGTCAATTCGGAACGGTAAAGGTATCCCAGATAGCTCGATCACAAAACAAGCACGCCGACTCCCTTGCCACGTTAGcatcatcggctaccgaggacacgccACGGCTAGTCacgatagaacttataagggagccaagtatCAGTGTGAAGAGTATTCCCGACCAAGCCagagtagaggttgcgcaggtAGCAGTGGCTAATCCGtgttggatgaacccgatcatagatttCCTTGCCAaggataaagttccagaggatgaagACGAGGCCAACAAAATTTGTCGGGTGGCTCCCCAGTACTAG